The Thermoanaerobaculales bacterium genome segment TGCGGGCCGAGCCGGAGATCGCCGGCGGCCGTTTGCCGGAGATCCGCTTCGTGCCCTTCTCCGCCCAGACCCGGATGAGCGGCGTCGATCTGCCGGGGGCGCAGGTGCGCAAGGGGGCCGTCGACGCCATCCGCGCCTGGTGCGCGGCGGCGGGAAACCCGGTGCCGCCGCCGCTCGAGGCCGCCGTCGAGAGCATCGCGAGAAGCGGCGGCACGCCGCTGCTGGTCGCGCGCGACGGGCGGACGATCGGCGCCGTGCATCTCAAGGACATCGTCAAGGGCGGCATCAAGGAGCGCTTCGCCCGCTTCCGCGCGATGGGGCTTACGACGATCATGATCACCGGCGACAACCCCCTGACCGCGGCCGCCATCGCGGCCGAGGCCGGCGTCGACGACTTCCTGGCCGAGGCCACCCCCGAAATGAAGCTCGCCCTGATCCGGGCGGAGCAGGCCAAGGGCAAGCTGGTGGCGATGACCGGCGACGGCACCAACGACGCGCCGGCCCTGGCGCAGGCCGATGTGGCCATCGCCATGGGCAGTGGCACCCAGGCGGCGCGCGAGGCGGGCAACATGGTCGACCTCGACAGCGACCCGACCAAGCTGCTCGAGGTGGTCGAGGTCGGCAAGCAGCTGCTGATGACGCGCGGCTGCCTGACCACCTTCTCGATCGCCAACGACGTCGCCAAGTACTTCGCGATCCTGCCCGCCATGCTGCTCCCGGCGTTCCCGGAGATCGCGCCGCTCAACGTGATGGCCCTTGCCTCGCCGCGCAGCGCGGTCCTCGCCGCGGTGATCTTCAACGCGCTCATCATCGTCGCGTTGATCCCGCTGGCGCTGCGCGGCGTGCGCTACCGCCCGCTCGGCGCGGCCGCGCTGCTCAAGCGCTCGCTGCTGCTCTATGGGCTGGGGGGCGTGATGACGCCATTTGCCGGCATCAAGCTCGTCGACCTGGTGCTGACCGCCCTCGGGCTCACCTAGGAGGGGCAGATGCGATCGCAGCTTAAGGTCGCCGTGCGCATGGCAGCCGTGACCCTGGTGCTGACGGGGGTTGTCTATCCCCTGGGGGTCACCGCCCTCGCCCAGCTCCTCTTCCCGCGCCAGGCCAACGGCAGCGTGGTCGAGGTCGGCGGGCGGGTCATCGGCTCCGAGCTGATCGGTCAGAGCTTCGCGAGCCCCGGCTACGTCCACGGCCGGCCCTCAGCCGCCGGCCGGGGCGGCTACGATGCGTCGGCATCCGGCGCCTCGAACCTCGGTCCCACCTCGGCGACGCTCAGGGAGCGGGTCGCCGTCGAGGCCGCCCGCCTGCGCTCCGAAAACCCGTCTGCTCCAAGTGCGGTCCCGGCCGAGCTCCTCACTGCCTCGGCGAGCGGTCTCGAC includes the following:
- the kdpC gene encoding potassium-transporting ATPase subunit KdpC — encoded protein: MRSQLKVAVRMAAVTLVLTGVVYPLGVTALAQLLFPRQANGSVVEVGGRVIGSELIGQSFASPGYVHGRPSAAGRGGYDASASGASNLGPTSATLRERVAVEAARLRSENPSAPSAVPAELLTASASGLDPHLSPAAARWQARRIAAARGVRVAEVEALVAEHVEGRTLGFLGEPRVNVLRLNLALDRRFGRGPTTLPSR